The Corynebacterium camporealensis genome contains a region encoding:
- the dop gene encoding depupylase/deamidase Dop, translated as MARVLGTETEYGIATPTYPAASPIVTSTHAVVAYAALHTGARSRWDFAEEHPLRDTRGFDLKRYQTVPVVDPNAIGVANLVTANGARFYVDHAHPEYSSPECTNAWDAMLYDAAGDIILKRAVDAVAQLTEQDTSVLANHEPCPPLKIYKNNVDGKGASYGSHENYQYSRETNFDDIAAGLIPFFVARQVLIGAGRVGRGADGSEPGFQISQRADYIEQEISLETTLNRGIINTRDEPHAPAEDYGRLHVIIGDANMSQVSNLLKLGVTSLVLDAIEDGVDFSDLKLDDAVAEVAKVSYDLELTHQLTLRDGRKLTALELLAEYRQRVTAKTAEEEKVLKVWDEVTAALADGPLAAAHLLDWAAKYQLYKAYTSRGVAEDDPKLALIDLQYTDIDPNKSLYHALVRKGRMRTLVDAADIERAADQPPVDTRAYFRGRVSERFADDLISVSWQSLTFKTEQGSATIHLDDTLGFTRDKVGQAVEEATDGKDLLDRLSQLGIQPEYR; from the coding sequence ATGGCACGCGTCCTAGGAACTGAGACCGAATACGGCATTGCCACGCCGACTTATCCGGCGGCCTCACCGATTGTGACCTCCACGCATGCTGTGGTGGCTTACGCTGCGCTGCATACCGGGGCGCGCTCCCGCTGGGACTTCGCTGAAGAACACCCGCTGCGTGATACCCGCGGCTTCGACTTGAAGCGCTACCAAACCGTCCCGGTCGTGGACCCGAACGCCATCGGCGTGGCCAATCTGGTCACCGCCAACGGCGCACGTTTTTATGTCGATCACGCGCACCCGGAGTACTCCAGCCCGGAGTGCACCAACGCCTGGGACGCCATGCTTTACGATGCCGCCGGTGACATCATTCTCAAACGCGCCGTTGATGCGGTTGCTCAGCTCACCGAGCAGGACACCTCCGTACTGGCCAACCACGAGCCTTGCCCGCCGCTGAAGATCTACAAAAACAACGTCGACGGCAAGGGCGCGTCCTACGGTTCCCATGAGAACTATCAGTACAGTCGCGAGACCAACTTCGACGACATCGCAGCTGGCCTGATTCCTTTCTTCGTCGCCCGCCAGGTGCTTATCGGTGCCGGTCGCGTGGGCAGGGGAGCAGACGGTTCCGAACCGGGCTTCCAGATTTCCCAGCGCGCCGACTACATCGAGCAGGAAATCTCGCTGGAGACCACCCTGAACCGCGGCATCATTAACACCCGCGACGAACCGCACGCGCCGGCCGAAGACTACGGACGCCTGCACGTCATCATTGGCGACGCCAACATGTCGCAGGTCTCCAACCTGCTCAAACTGGGTGTTACCTCGCTGGTCTTGGATGCCATCGAGGATGGCGTGGATTTCAGCGACCTCAAGCTCGACGATGCCGTCGCGGAAGTCGCCAAGGTCAGCTACGACCTGGAACTAACCCACCAGCTCACGCTGCGCGATGGCCGCAAGCTCACCGCTCTGGAATTGCTTGCCGAGTATCGCCAGCGCGTGACCGCCAAGACCGCCGAGGAGGAAAAGGTCCTTAAGGTCTGGGATGAGGTCACCGCAGCGCTTGCCGATGGTCCCTTGGCAGCCGCACACTTGCTGGATTGGGCTGCGAAGTATCAGCTGTACAAGGCTTATACCAGCCGCGGTGTGGCTGAAGATGATCCAAAGCTGGCTCTGATTGACCTGCAGTACACCGACATCGATCCGAATAAGTCGCTGTATCACGCCCTAGTCCGCAAGGGCCGGATGCGCACGCTTGTCGATGCCGCAGACATCGAACGCGCAGCCGACCAACCACCGGTCGATACCCGCGCGTACTTCCGTGGTCGCGTGAGCGAACGCTTTGCCGATGACCTCATCTCGGTCAGCTGGCAGTCGCTGACGTTTAAGACCGAGCAGGGAAGTGCCACTATCCACCTCGATGACACCCTCGGCTTTACCCGGGACAAAGTCGGGCAGGCCGTGGAGGAAGCAACGGATGGCAAGGACTTGCTTGACCGGCTGTCCCAACTCGGTATTCAGCCCGAGTATCGTTGA
- the tatA gene encoding Sec-independent protein translocase subunit TatA: protein MPGPWEIAIILLIIVLLFGARKLPELARSVGRSMRIFKSEVKEMGNDDQQSAQQPQQGQITQGNQKQSDEEFWNSPDMQPRTNQQQPGNNPQQ from the coding sequence ATGCCGGGACCTTGGGAAATCGCCATCATTCTGCTGATCATCGTCTTGCTCTTCGGCGCGCGTAAGCTGCCTGAGCTGGCACGTTCGGTCGGCCGTTCCATGCGTATTTTCAAGTCTGAGGTCAAGGAAATGGGCAACGACGATCAGCAGTCCGCCCAGCAGCCTCAGCAGGGACAAATTACGCAGGGCAACCAGAAGCAGTCCGACGAGGAATTCTGGAACAGCCCGGATATGCAGCCGCGCACCAATCAGCAGCAGCCGGGTAACAACCCGCAGCAGTAA
- the tatC gene encoding twin-arginine translocase subunit TatC, protein MSNAQAGKPARRGRKPQRAKRPSVWQKIQAKRRSKANPTGEMTLVEHLQELRRRVMISLAAVIVASIVGFIWYQWAPFGIPPLGEILRGPYCELPAEKRAMFSPDGECRLLAVSPFEMLMLRLKVGGLAGVVLSSPIWLYQMWAFIVPGLHKNEKRATFAFVTLAVTLFVSGAVLAYVILSVGLEFLMSMGDEFQTTALTGERYFTFLLQLLVIFGVSFEIPLVIIMLNIAGILEYEAVKDKRRIIIVVISIFAALMTPGQDPFSMVALGSAITLLVELAFQFCRINDKRQKRSRPDWMELDDESASGIDSAQPVGAPTPVGSSTPVNSSPVQPPAPSPRPQSAPPAQPQQQTPPPAAGTSYFDDVL, encoded by the coding sequence ATGAGCAACGCACAGGCAGGAAAGCCCGCACGCCGCGGGCGTAAGCCGCAGCGCGCCAAAAGGCCCAGCGTGTGGCAGAAGATCCAGGCTAAGCGTCGGTCGAAGGCGAATCCGACCGGTGAGATGACTCTGGTCGAGCACCTGCAAGAGCTGCGTCGTCGCGTGATGATTTCTTTGGCCGCAGTCATTGTGGCCTCCATCGTGGGCTTTATTTGGTACCAATGGGCACCGTTTGGCATACCACCACTCGGTGAGATCCTGCGCGGGCCGTACTGTGAACTGCCTGCGGAAAAGCGTGCGATGTTCTCTCCAGACGGGGAGTGTCGCCTCCTGGCAGTCTCGCCATTTGAGATGCTCATGCTGCGTTTGAAGGTCGGTGGCTTGGCCGGCGTTGTTCTCTCCTCACCAATCTGGCTGTACCAGATGTGGGCCTTTATCGTGCCTGGTCTGCACAAGAACGAAAAGCGCGCCACCTTCGCTTTCGTGACCCTGGCAGTCACCCTGTTCGTATCCGGTGCAGTTCTGGCCTACGTCATCCTGTCTGTCGGCCTGGAATTCCTGATGTCGATGGGTGATGAGTTCCAGACCACCGCCTTGACTGGTGAACGCTACTTCACGTTCTTGTTGCAATTGCTGGTGATCTTCGGTGTCAGCTTTGAAATTCCGCTGGTGATCATCATGCTGAACATCGCCGGCATCTTGGAATACGAAGCGGTCAAGGACAAGCGCCGCATCATCATCGTCGTCATCTCTATCTTCGCCGCACTGATGACTCCGGGCCAGGATCCTTTCTCCATGGTCGCCCTGGGTTCGGCGATTACGTTGCTGGTGGAGCTGGCCTTCCAGTTCTGCCGTATCAACGACAAGCGCCAAAAGCGCAGCCGCCCGGACTGGATGGAATTGGACGATGAATCCGCCTCCGGCATTGATAGCGCTCAACCGGTTGGTGCACCAACCCCCGTGGGTAGCAGCACTCCCGTCAATAGCTCACCAGTACAGCCACCGGCGCCTAGCCCGCGTCCGCAGTCGGCACCGCCGGCACAGCCGCAACAGCAGACCCCGCCGCCTGCTGCGGGCACGAGCTACTTCGACGACGTGCTCTAA
- a CDS encoding helix-turn-helix transcriptional regulator: MAEGSNKLHALVRSLNLLPYFRNHPGTSPMEAATDLGMTPEELRDSINRLFCSGVGRNTEDLIDLSFSYRDGVEIYNDQGLNQALRLTPTEAGALLLTLESLEDMPGLIDTTAVHSAAAKLRAIMDDKTAAIYDSLSQGEQADTVNGVAGSGQHEESATQKLLAQAVEQRRRVEFDYWSASRNAESHRMVDPARIFIVEDEPYLVAWDDEVSDHRRFRIDRMRNVEMREDKAQPRLRQLQFDANDPFGLGKGQRVQLEIHPEFMWLANVYNIELGETLDNGCVAAEMPIGSEEWFIRFALSQADRLRVVGPESLVNAVADRGARGYERYTREDRL; this comes from the coding sequence ATGGCTGAAGGTAGCAACAAGCTGCACGCGCTGGTGCGCTCGCTAAATCTCTTGCCTTACTTCCGCAATCATCCTGGCACCAGCCCGATGGAAGCAGCGACCGACCTGGGCATGACGCCGGAAGAACTGCGCGATAGTATCAACCGCCTGTTTTGTTCTGGTGTTGGTCGCAACACCGAGGACCTCATCGACTTGTCTTTTAGCTACCGCGATGGCGTGGAAATCTACAACGACCAAGGTCTTAACCAGGCTTTGCGTCTGACTCCCACTGAGGCCGGCGCGCTGCTGTTGACCCTGGAGTCACTCGAGGACATGCCAGGACTCATCGATACCACCGCCGTTCATTCCGCAGCAGCCAAGCTGCGCGCGATTATGGACGATAAGACCGCAGCCATTTACGACTCGCTGTCCCAAGGCGAGCAGGCCGACACCGTAAATGGTGTTGCCGGTTCGGGGCAGCACGAAGAATCAGCCACGCAGAAGTTGCTGGCGCAGGCAGTGGAACAACGCCGTCGCGTAGAGTTCGATTACTGGAGTGCCTCCCGTAATGCGGAAAGCCATCGCATGGTGGATCCAGCCCGCATCTTCATTGTGGAAGACGAGCCCTATCTGGTGGCGTGGGACGATGAGGTCTCCGATCACCGCCGTTTCCGCATCGACCGCATGCGCAACGTGGAAATGCGCGAGGACAAAGCGCAGCCACGGCTGCGCCAGCTGCAGTTTGATGCCAATGACCCCTTCGGTTTGGGGAAGGGCCAACGCGTGCAACTAGAGATTCACCCAGAATTCATGTGGCTGGCTAACGTCTACAACATTGAGTTGGGAGAAACCCTCGACAATGGCTGTGTAGCTGCGGAAATGCCCATTGGATCTGAAGAGTGGTTTATTCGCTTTGCGTTAAGCCAGGCCGATCGCCTGCGCGTAGTGGGGCCGGAATCATTAGTTAACGCCGTTGCGGATAGGGGTGCTCGTGGCTATGAGCGCTATACTCGGGAAGACCGTTTATAA
- a CDS encoding ubiquitin-like protein Pup — protein MSAKQNQVSGGNGDNSGEDTGEFAAGQVSINSAGTDDLLDEIDGLLESNAEEFVRSYVQKGGQ, from the coding sequence ATGTCTGCGAAGCAAAACCAAGTCAGCGGAGGCAACGGAGATAACTCCGGCGAGGACACTGGCGAGTTTGCCGCTGGCCAGGTCAGCATCAACTCTGCTGGTACCGACGACCTGCTCGATGAAATCGACGGCCTGCTAGAAAGTAACGCCGAAGAGTTCGTGCGCTCCTACGTGCAGAAGGGCGGACAGTGA
- a CDS encoding DEAD/DEAH box helicase, producing MTQTHVEEFTSSLPYELDDFQLQGCRAVEDDHGVLVCAPTGAGKTVVGEFAVSLALSRGTKCFYTTPIKALSNQKYHDLVAAHGEDAVGLLTGDVSINGDAEIVVMTTEVLRNMIYAESPALDRLSHVVMDEIHFLADASRGAVWEEVILNLDEHVSIIGLSATVSNSEEFGDWLSTVRGDTKVILTNHRPVPLDQWMMIGRNVYPLFEPNSGGQVNTELVRRIHRIESGQHDNDRADYSSGKGFRSRARHKGGDRGKGGRSGAERQQDRYRPLGRPETLKSLQGMNMLPAITFIFSRAGCDGALYQCLRSRMVLTDKDEQAQIKEIIDAGVEGIPEEDLKVLDFRRWREALSRGFAAHHAGMLPAFRHIVEDLFVRGLVRAVFATETLALGINMPARTVILEKLVKFNGEAHVDLTPGQYTQLTGRAGRRGIDTIGNAVVQWSPAMDPHAVAGLASTRTYPLISTFEPGYNMAINLLGMLGFDDSLRLLEKSFAQYQADGSVVQETREIERAEHRVRELQQQMQDAVDSLSPPAEDGSDAAAELMDYIHLRRELNQAEKTAKAEAVTQRSKEVAAVLARLQLGDVIAIASKKKPILAVVNTPANQTADPRPWVTTESGWSGRIDAQGINNPPILVGHMRLPRQVQKNPRRNTKFVQDNFRRNRYDRPKKMKVNPRQKPNQKVKKLRRAMYEHPVHSWPATDREQLAGIANKLARREAELKRLNKKVERATDTLGTTFEHIVALLEEMNYVEFEGYGEDRTPVITEEGERLSKIHNESDLLVAQCLKRGIWDGLDPAELAGVVSTCTFENRKATGGSPEAATDRMAAAMDDTWRIYTELIADEKRHRLPITREPEGGFALAIHQWAAGAPLGYCMGAAAESGAELTPGDFVRWCRQVIDLLQQVAKTGYNPETCANARRAIDAIQRGVVAIGA from the coding sequence ATGACCCAGACGCATGTGGAGGAATTTACAAGCTCCCTACCGTACGAACTCGATGACTTTCAGCTGCAAGGCTGCCGCGCCGTGGAAGACGACCACGGCGTTTTGGTCTGTGCACCTACTGGTGCCGGTAAGACTGTTGTCGGTGAGTTCGCGGTATCGCTTGCACTATCGCGCGGCACGAAGTGTTTTTACACCACGCCGATTAAAGCGCTGAGCAATCAGAAGTACCACGACCTCGTCGCCGCACACGGTGAGGATGCCGTAGGTCTACTCACCGGTGATGTCTCCATCAATGGCGATGCTGAAATCGTCGTAATGACCACTGAGGTCTTGCGCAACATGATCTACGCCGAATCCCCGGCACTCGATCGTCTCAGCCACGTTGTCATGGACGAAATCCACTTCCTGGCCGATGCCTCTCGTGGTGCGGTGTGGGAAGAAGTCATCCTCAATCTGGATGAGCACGTCTCCATCATTGGCCTGTCTGCCACTGTGTCGAACTCGGAGGAGTTCGGTGATTGGCTCAGCACCGTGCGTGGCGACACCAAGGTGATTTTAACCAACCATCGTCCGGTTCCGTTGGACCAGTGGATGATGATCGGCCGCAATGTCTACCCGCTCTTTGAGCCGAATTCAGGCGGCCAGGTCAATACTGAGCTAGTTCGCCGCATTCACCGCATCGAAAGTGGCCAGCACGACAATGACCGCGCCGATTACTCTTCCGGCAAGGGATTCCGCTCCCGTGCGCGTCACAAGGGAGGTGACCGCGGCAAGGGTGGTCGCTCAGGTGCGGAGCGTCAACAGGACCGCTACCGTCCTTTAGGTCGTCCGGAAACACTGAAGTCCCTGCAAGGGATGAATATGCTGCCGGCGATTACGTTTATCTTCTCCCGCGCGGGCTGCGACGGTGCGTTGTATCAGTGCCTGCGCAGCCGCATGGTGCTCACCGACAAAGATGAGCAAGCACAAATCAAAGAAATCATCGACGCAGGTGTAGAAGGCATTCCGGAAGAAGACCTCAAGGTGCTCGACTTCCGTCGTTGGCGCGAGGCACTGTCCCGTGGCTTTGCCGCTCACCACGCAGGCATGCTGCCGGCCTTCCGCCACATCGTCGAAGACCTTTTCGTACGCGGACTCGTTCGCGCAGTCTTTGCGACGGAAACCCTGGCACTGGGCATCAACATGCCAGCGCGCACAGTCATCCTGGAAAAGCTGGTGAAGTTCAACGGCGAGGCACATGTGGACCTCACCCCGGGCCAGTACACGCAGCTGACCGGTCGTGCCGGTCGCCGTGGCATCGATACCATCGGCAACGCCGTTGTTCAGTGGTCACCTGCCATGGACCCACACGCCGTGGCAGGGCTTGCGTCCACTCGTACCTACCCGCTGATTTCCACCTTTGAGCCTGGCTACAACATGGCCATTAACCTGCTCGGCATGCTGGGCTTCGATGACTCGCTGCGTCTGCTGGAGAAGTCTTTTGCCCAATATCAGGCAGACGGCTCGGTCGTGCAAGAAACCCGCGAGATCGAGCGCGCTGAGCACCGTGTTCGCGAGCTGCAACAGCAGATGCAAGACGCCGTGGATTCGCTGTCGCCACCTGCAGAAGATGGCAGCGATGCAGCGGCGGAGTTGATGGACTACATTCACCTGCGCCGGGAGCTGAACCAGGCAGAAAAGACCGCGAAGGCAGAAGCTGTTACCCAGCGCAGCAAGGAAGTCGCAGCAGTGCTGGCACGGTTGCAGCTTGGTGATGTCATCGCGATTGCTAGCAAGAAAAAGCCCATCTTGGCAGTGGTCAATACCCCGGCTAATCAGACTGCCGACCCGCGTCCGTGGGTGACCACTGAATCCGGCTGGTCCGGTCGCATCGATGCGCAAGGCATTAACAACCCACCAATTCTGGTGGGGCATATGCGCCTGCCACGCCAGGTGCAGAAGAACCCGCGGCGCAACACCAAGTTCGTCCAGGACAACTTCCGACGCAATCGCTATGACCGTCCGAAGAAGATGAAGGTCAATCCGCGTCAGAAGCCGAACCAGAAGGTCAAGAAGCTGCGCCGCGCCATGTACGAACATCCCGTGCATTCTTGGCCAGCAACCGACCGCGAGCAGTTGGCCGGTATTGCGAACAAGTTGGCCCGTCGTGAAGCAGAGCTCAAGCGCCTGAACAAGAAGGTCGAGCGCGCCACCGACACGCTGGGCACCACTTTCGAGCACATCGTCGCGTTGCTGGAAGAGATGAACTACGTCGAGTTCGAAGGGTACGGCGAAGACCGCACACCTGTGATCACCGAAGAAGGCGAGCGCCTGTCCAAGATTCACAACGAATCTGACCTTTTGGTTGCGCAATGCCTGAAGCGCGGTATCTGGGATGGTCTGGATCCAGCGGAACTTGCCGGTGTGGTTTCTACTTGCACTTTCGAAAACCGCAAGGCAACCGGGGGATCGCCAGAAGCCGCTACTGATCGCATGGCTGCGGCCATGGACGATACCTGGCGTATTTACACCGAACTCATCGCCGATGAGAAGCGCCACCGCCTGCCGATTACTCGCGAACCGGAAGGTGGATTCGCCCTGGCGATCCATCAGTGGGCTGCCGGCGCACCGCTGGGTTACTGCATGGGTGCAGCCGCTGAGTCTGGCGCGGAGCTCACCCCAGGTGACTTCGTTCGCTGGTGCCGCCAGGTCATCGACCTGCTCCAGCAGGTGGCGAAGACCGGTTACA
- the pafA gene encoding Pup--protein ligase — MGIETEYGLSSTGLPAERALSPDEVARVLFRPIVEEYSSSNIFSENASRLYLDVGSHPEIATAECDSLSQLLAYERAGDVIVDKLGQQAEETLREQGKAQAVYLFKNNVDSVGNSYGCHENYLISRHMVLKDLGKALLPFLITRQLICGAGMIAPAKGDKPAQFVLSQRADQVWEGVSSATTRSRPIINTRDEPHGDSKRFRRMHVIVGDSNMAEPTFALKVGSTQLVLEMLEAGFPMPEIDIVDPIKEIRNIARDITGQTELPLTEGGSMTALEVQRRIYEAAAQWLEQREEDGTGTSNAEMERVLDLWARTLDGIAKQDFSGIDREIDWVIKRSLFERYRDRLGGDWGHPKLAQLDLAYHDIRPGRGLYDVLLSKSMIARWIDDEQIAAAMHTPPATTRAAMRGEFLRTARELGANVTVDWTRMKVNRPDPHSAEFGDPFATSDERCQELLDYMHEHRPQG, encoded by the coding sequence ATGGGTATTGAGACCGAATACGGTCTCAGCTCCACGGGCTTGCCTGCCGAACGCGCACTGAGCCCCGATGAGGTCGCACGCGTTCTCTTTCGTCCCATCGTGGAGGAGTACTCGTCGTCGAACATTTTTAGCGAAAACGCTTCGCGTCTGTACCTCGATGTTGGCTCCCACCCGGAAATTGCTACTGCAGAATGCGATAGCTTAAGCCAGCTGTTGGCTTATGAGCGGGCAGGCGATGTGATCGTCGATAAGCTCGGCCAACAGGCCGAAGAAACCCTGCGCGAACAGGGCAAAGCTCAGGCAGTCTACCTGTTTAAAAACAACGTGGACTCCGTTGGCAACTCCTATGGTTGCCACGAGAATTACCTCATTAGCCGGCACATGGTGCTCAAAGACTTGGGCAAGGCGCTGCTGCCTTTCTTGATTACCCGGCAGCTTATCTGCGGTGCCGGCATGATTGCCCCGGCCAAGGGCGATAAGCCCGCACAGTTCGTGCTTTCCCAACGCGCTGACCAGGTGTGGGAAGGCGTGTCCTCGGCAACCACCCGTTCACGGCCGATCATCAACACCCGCGACGAACCGCACGGTGATTCCAAGCGCTTCCGCCGCATGCACGTCATCGTTGGCGATTCGAATATGGCTGAGCCCACCTTTGCGCTCAAGGTCGGTTCCACCCAGCTGGTCCTGGAGATGCTGGAAGCTGGTTTCCCGATGCCGGAGATCGACATCGTTGACCCGATTAAGGAAATCCGCAACATCGCCCGCGATATCACCGGTCAAACTGAACTTCCCCTGACAGAGGGCGGTTCCATGACAGCGCTGGAAGTTCAACGCCGAATCTATGAGGCCGCAGCTCAGTGGCTGGAGCAGCGCGAAGAAGACGGTACGGGCACCTCCAATGCGGAAATGGAGCGCGTGCTGGACTTGTGGGCGCGTACCCTCGACGGCATCGCTAAGCAGGATTTCTCCGGCATCGACCGCGAAATCGACTGGGTGATTAAGCGCAGCCTCTTTGAGCGCTACCGCGATCGCCTGGGCGGGGACTGGGGTCACCCGAAGCTGGCGCAGCTCGACTTGGCCTACCACGACATCCGACCAGGGCGCGGGCTTTACGATGTCTTGCTTAGCAAGAGCATGATCGCCCGCTGGATTGATGATGAGCAGATTGCCGCTGCTATGCACACCCCACCAGCGACGACTCGTGCAGCGATGCGTGGTGAGTTTTTGCGCACTGCACGCGAGCTTGGTGCCAATGTCACCGTCGACTGGACGCGCATGAAGGTCAACCGTCCGGACCCGCATTCTGCGGAGTTTGGTGATCCGTTTGCTACCTCTGATGAGCGTTGCCAAGAATTGCTCGACTACATGCACGAGCATCGCCCACAGGGATAG
- a CDS encoding helix-turn-helix transcriptional regulator, with protein MAADAAIERLTNLAFALQGAAHGPGSPDRSAAWIRTHVEGYQNRSDEAFLKQIHRDVATLQRAGVPIAQRSDENGSVFRLDPEQYQLPEVDFTPEEAMVLGVAGGIGTPGGLSEYSLSGWTKIAAGGASRDLAGAPAYTAINDLTQLEPRTATAILTAVRNRLRIRFDYRPAPGSDPQRRTMDPWGLVNHNSRVYLVGYDIDRKAPRSFRMRNVSQVNRSRSEAEFLESTAPLNTLVEQTLERGERVDAVVRIPEHSAWELREVGTVNAEGNVELHQVDRDWLVRTVAGYAPEVELLEPADLRDDIAALLQRSMRRS; from the coding sequence ATGGCCGCTGATGCCGCGATTGAGAGGCTGACGAACCTAGCCTTCGCCTTGCAGGGCGCAGCCCATGGCCCGGGCAGTCCCGATCGCAGCGCCGCGTGGATTCGCACCCACGTGGAGGGTTATCAAAACCGCAGTGATGAAGCTTTTCTGAAGCAGATTCACCGCGATGTCGCCACACTGCAGCGTGCCGGTGTGCCGATTGCGCAACGCTCTGATGAGAACGGCTCAGTTTTCCGCCTCGACCCGGAGCAATACCAACTACCCGAGGTGGACTTCACCCCGGAAGAAGCCATGGTCTTAGGCGTTGCCGGTGGCATTGGTACCCCGGGAGGGTTGAGTGAGTACTCGTTGTCCGGGTGGACCAAGATTGCCGCGGGTGGCGCCTCCCGCGACTTGGCTGGTGCTCCGGCCTATACAGCGATTAATGACTTAACGCAGCTGGAACCGCGCACGGCTACGGCTATTCTGACAGCGGTGCGCAATCGCCTACGTATCCGCTTTGATTACCGGCCAGCACCGGGCAGCGATCCACAGCGCCGCACGATGGATCCCTGGGGCCTGGTCAACCACAACTCAAGGGTGTATTTGGTCGGTTACGACATCGATAGAAAAGCACCGCGTTCTTTCCGCATGCGCAATGTCAGCCAGGTCAATCGGTCTCGCTCGGAGGCGGAGTTCTTAGAGTCCACCGCGCCCCTGAATACCTTGGTGGAACAGACTTTAGAGCGCGGCGAACGCGTGGATGCTGTCGTGCGTATTCCTGAACACAGCGCGTGGGAGCTACGCGAAGTAGGCACAGTAAACGCAGAAGGCAATGTGGAATTACACCAGGTCGATCGGGACTGGTTGGTCCGCACCGTTGCCGGTTATGCACCGGAGGTCGAACTGTTAGAACCTGCCGACTTGCGCGACGACATCGCGGCCCTGCTCCAGCGTTCAATGAGGAGGTCTTAA
- the arc gene encoding proteasome ATPase — protein MNDVTQLRRQVTQLAERNTKLAALLQESRDKLQQLFAEVKQLAEPASTYGVFLGYAAEKSDGVEHVEVYTNGRRMRLKVSPQLEPGSLQVGQLVRLGDGFVVVEGCDFEPTGTVMMLLERIDDDRGLVTNNSGEEQVVVLSQLVREHVRAGDNLLVDAKAGIALERVVKAEVAQLSLEEVPDVTFEDIGGLSAQISQIRDSVELPFLHPDLYRSYDLAPPKGVLLYGPPGCGKTLIAKAVANSLSERMDSAAPSYFINVKGPELLNKYVGETERRIRLIFERARELAAKSADRPVIIFFDEMESIFRTRGSGISSDMETTVVPQLLTELDGVENLRNVIVIGATNREELIDPAIMRPGRLDIKIRINRPNQQGAREIFARHLGESVPHAGELQDLIDKAVDELYSERPFVRLHYNNGEAKTLFYRDFVSGAMIANIIARAKKMAIKESLNGASEGISIAHLQQAIAAEQAESEHIPTAANPEEWTKIVAGSQAGAAVEQVELLGYRSTTWHAS, from the coding sequence ATGAACGACGTCACGCAACTGCGGCGACAAGTCACGCAGCTTGCCGAGCGCAACACTAAGTTGGCCGCGCTTTTGCAGGAATCCCGCGACAAGCTGCAGCAACTTTTCGCCGAAGTAAAGCAACTTGCCGAACCCGCCTCCACCTATGGAGTCTTCCTAGGCTATGCCGCTGAGAAGTCCGACGGCGTGGAACACGTTGAGGTCTACACCAATGGCCGTCGCATGCGGCTGAAGGTCTCACCCCAGCTAGAACCGGGCAGCCTCCAGGTAGGCCAGCTCGTTCGCTTAGGCGATGGCTTCGTCGTGGTGGAAGGCTGCGATTTCGAACCCACCGGCACCGTGATGATGCTGCTAGAGCGCATCGACGACGACCGTGGTCTGGTCACCAATAACTCCGGCGAAGAGCAGGTCGTTGTGCTGTCCCAGCTGGTACGTGAGCATGTTCGCGCGGGCGATAACTTACTGGTCGATGCCAAAGCTGGCATTGCCCTAGAGCGCGTCGTCAAGGCAGAAGTCGCACAGCTGTCCTTGGAAGAAGTCCCGGACGTTACCTTCGAAGACATCGGCGGTCTAAGCGCCCAGATTTCCCAGATCCGCGACTCAGTCGAGCTGCCTTTCTTGCACCCGGACCTGTATCGATCTTATGACTTGGCCCCGCCGAAAGGTGTGCTGCTCTATGGCCCGCCGGGTTGCGGCAAGACTTTAATTGCGAAGGCCGTGGCGAATTCCTTGTCCGAGCGTATGGATAGTGCCGCACCGAGCTACTTCATCAACGTCAAAGGCCCGGAGCTACTCAATAAGTACGTCGGTGAAACCGAGCGCCGCATCCGCTTAATCTTCGAGCGCGCCCGCGAGCTCGCTGCCAAGAGCGCAGATCGCCCGGTCATCATCTTCTTCGATGAGATGGAATCCATCTTCCGCACCCGCGGTTCCGGTATTTCTTCCGATATGGAGACTACCGTCGTTCCGCAGCTGCTTACTGAGCTTGACGGCGTGGAGAACCTGCGCAACGTCATCGTTATTGGTGCAACCAACCGCGAAGAACTCATCGACCCGGCAATCATGCGCCCGGGCCGCCTGGACATCAAGATTCGCATCAACCGCCCGAACCAGCAGGGCGCACGCGAAATCTTTGCCCGGCACCTAGGCGAAAGCGTACCGCACGCAGGCGAACTGCAGGATCTTATCGACAAGGCCGTCGACGAACTATATTCCGAGCGGCCCTTTGTGCGCCTGCACTACAACAACGGTGAGGCGAAAACGCTGTTCTACCGGGACTTTGTCTCCGGTGCGATGATTGCCAACATCATTGCCCGTGCCAAGAAAATGGCAATCAAGGAATCCCTCAACGGCGCCAGTGAAGGTATAAGCATTGCCCACTTACAGCAAGCAATTGCGGCTGAACAAGCAGAATCCGAGCACATTCCAACCGCGGCTAATCCGGAGGAATGGACCAAGATTGTCGCAGGCTCCCAGGCAGGAGCCGCAGTGGAGCAAGTAGAGCTTTTAGGTTATAGGAGTACAACATGGCACGCGTCCTAG